The sequence TGGACGGCAGCTTGAATCGTTTGTTCGTCTCGTATCGACAGACCGCTCGCAAAGTTGGATGATGAGGGAGAGGATTTACTCAACTCCACTCTATTTACTACGGACGACCGGGCGATATGTCCCAGGACCCTTTTCAACGCGACACGGACGCCTCGACATTCACCCCTGACGGCACAGCATCGCCGCCAAAGAAAAAACGCCGCATCTGGGTGAAGGTGATCGCGGCCTTGATCGGAGGTGGGTTTCTCACCCTCCTCATCTGCTGCGGCACCGGCCTCTATGCCGTTCAGAATTACGGCGGCTTCATGTTTGATCCCATCCGTAAGGATATGAATCAGATGGTCGAGCTCAGGGAACAGGTGGGTGAGATCGGGTCGTTGAACATGAACGTGTTTGGGACGGTGGAGGAGGGCAGGAACAACCCCGAGTATGTGATTTTCGATGGCCAGAGTGAACAGGGCCCGTTCCAAGTGTCGGTGAAGATGAACCCCGCTGGGGACCTTGAGAAAGTATTTTTTGTGAGGCCCGACGGCAGTCGCCAACCGATTGACATGACCAAGCGTCTCGAATCAACGTCGGAGACTTCCGACGCAGAGGTGGATCAAGGCACTGCGGAAAAGCCGAGCGACGAGCCGGCAGAAACAGGCCACGAAAAAGACCGTGGAGCTGGTTAACGAGCCTGCGCCCGCTCATTGATCCCTCCCTGCATGTGTTGTATGGTCCTGCTCTGACCTGACATCTATCCCTCCCCAAATTAACCGAAATAGCACGATGAAAGTGGCAACCTTCGACACCAACCGCGGCACCATCAAAGTCGAACTTTTTGCAGACAAGACACCGAAAACGGTCGGGAACTTTGAAACGCTCTGCGAGAAAAAGTTTTACGACGGTCTGAAATTTCACCGCGTGATTCCTGATTTCATGATTCAAGGTGGATGCCCTCAAGGCACGGGGACAGGAGGTCCTGGGTACCAATTTGAGGACGAGTTCGACGCCGAACTTCGCCACGACGGCCCAGGCGTGCTTTCGATGGCCAATGCAGGGCCCAATACGAATGGCTCGCAGTTTTTCATCACCCACGTGGCCACGCCGCACCTCGATGGTCGCCACAGTGTGTTCGGCAAAGTGATCGAAGGCCAAGACGTGGTGGATTCCATCAAACAAGGCGACACGATGACCACGGTGCGAGTCACCGAGGAATAGTCGCCGCTGGGCGAGGGATAGTCGCCGCTGAGCGAGGGATAGTCGCCGCTGAGCGAGGGATAGTCGCCGCTGAGCGTCGAAGGCATGGGAATGTTTCCACCGTCGCAAAACGGTGGGTGGGACGTTGCACGACGCAATCCCGCGCGAGCGAGTGTGGTGACAATATCGACCATTCGTTTCGTTCGCGGGGGCTAGTCTGTCGACGAGTGATGGTTAAACTCATGCTAGGCGAACCCGTTCGCTGTCACTGATCTTTTTCAACTCAAAAATCCCGGCGTTCCTGTCTCGGCGCACGTTCTGTGCCGAGCGTGGGATCACCGTGCCAACGCATTCGCTCATGACGCACTCATCCGCCCCTGCATCGCACGAACCGTCCGCGCCTGTTGGACTTGCTCAAACGCCGCTGGATTCTTGGCACCGCAGCGCCGGTGCCAAGATGGTGCCTTTCGCCGGGTATGAAATGCCCATCCAATATGGCGATGGCATCGTGGCCGAACACGAAGCCTGTCGGATGCGGGCGGCGTTATTTGACGTTTCCCACATGGGACGCTTGCGGTTCGACGGCGACGGTGCGGCTGAGTTCCTTGACCACGTGCTGACACGCCGTGTCAGCGATTTGCCCGTGGGTGGCGTGCGATATTCGATGATCTGCAACGCCGAGGGTGGTGTGCTCGACGATGTGCTCATCTCCCATCTGGAAACGCCTTCGGAACGACGATTCCATTTACTCGTCGTCAATGCGTCCAACCGGGAAAAAATCATCCAGTGGCTGACACCACTGCTGTCCGAGTTCCCGACGGTCACGATGTCGGATCGAACTGAGCTCACAGCAATGATCGCTGTCCAGGGTCCGCTCGCGATGGAGACCTGCAAGAAGCTCCTGCGATTCGATCCGACTCGCCTGAAGAACTATCAGGCCCGGATCACTGATCAGTTTGCCAAGCCCGTCATCGTTAGCCGCACGGGATACACGGGCGAGGATGGCTTGGAACTGATCGTCAGAGCTGAAGAAGCCAATCGGGTATGGGAAAATATTTTACTGGCAGGACGCGATTCGAATTTTATCGCCGCCGGTTTGGGGGCTCGTGATACCTTGCGAATGGAAGCTGGGATGCCTCTCTACGGACACGAGCTGAGCGAAACGGTTGATCCGCTGTCTGTCGGACTGTCGTTCGCAGTCAACCTCGCTGACCGCTCGTTCATTGGTGACAAGGCTCTACAGCGGATCAAACGCGAAGGCAGTCCGCTGACGCGAATCGGTCTGCTACCAGAAGGCAAACGTCCCGCTCGCGAAGGTTGCGATGTGCTCGATGCGGCCGGTAAGAAGATCGGCGTCGTCACCAGCGGTGGTCCGTCGCCCACACTCGGAGTTCCGATCGCGATGGCAATGATCGATCGCGACCACGCCCACGACCCTGGATTTCAAATTGATATTCGGGGCCGCGCCGTCGCGGCGCAGCCCACCAAACTGCCGTTTTATCGGCGTGCGCAGTGAAAGTGACGTCATCGCCAAAATAACAGGATCATCGCACCCAGGCAGCTACCGTCGCGAGACGGCAGAGTCAACGTTTCGACACGCTTGGCCGCAGCGTCGATTTAGCCGCTTTCGTTTCGAATTCCCTCCCCGTCCTCGTCTCCACTCGTCCCACTCCCATTTTTGTTCAGTATTGAGGAAGCCCCATGCCACGCGACGTGAAACAACTGCGATATGCCGAGTCCCATGAATGGGTCGATGTTGCTGAAGAGAATGGTGATCGGATTGCCACGATCGGCATTTCAAAATTTGCCATCGAAGCGCTCAACGATCTCGTCTACATGGACCTCCCCGAAGTCGGTCGGAAACTCGCGATCGGCGATGAGTTTGGGGAAGTGGAATCGGTCAAAGCGGTGAGCCCGCTATACAGCCCAGTCGCGGGCGAAGTGATTGCCGTTCACAGCGATTTGCCGGACAACCTCGAGGGGCTCAACGACGACCCGTACGATTTTGGCTGGATTATCAAAGTGAAACTTGATGGCGAGCCCGCGGAAACGCTGATGGATCACGCCGCATACGAAAAACAGTGCGCTCAAGCGGGCTAAGACCTGTTTGAAGAGGGGTCTGACCCTTTTTAAGAAGCACGCGAGTTTTGCATCGTCACTTTAGTCGTCGAAAAGGGTCAGACCCCTGTTCGAAAAGGTTGCCATCCAAATGTCCTATTTATTTCATACCGACAACGACCGTCGCGAGATGCTCGAAGCGATCGGTGCAGCTGATATCAATGAGATTATCGATGCGCAGGTCCCGCAGTCTGTCCAGCTCCAGCGTCAATTGGATTTGCCGCCCTCGATCAATGAGATGGAACTGACCGCTGAGCTAACACGCTTGGCGGCCCTTAACGCGAACGCGAACTCGCATGTGTGCTTCCTGGGTGGGGGCGCCTATGACCACTTTATCCCTGCTGTCGTCGACGAGATCGCCTCGCGTGGTGAGTACTACACCTCTTACACACCCTATCAAGCGGAGGTCAGCCAGGGCAATCTGCAGGTGATGTTCGAGTATGAGACACTGATCACGCAGTTGACCGGACTCGGGGTCAGTAACGCGAGCTTGTATGACGGGGGCTCGGCAGCGACTGAAGCCGTTTTGATGGCACTGGCGATGCAACGCGGCCGCAACAAAGTCATCACAAGTGATGTCGTTCATCCCCAGTATCGGGAAATTCTCGCTGCGTACCTACGGAATATTGACGCCGAAATCGTGGTGGTGGCCTCGGACGAGAGCGGGTGTTCATCGAGCATCATCGATGCGATCGATGACCAAACGGCATGTGTGCTGGTCCAACATCCCAATTTCATCGGCGGACTCGAGGACGTCGAAGCCATCGCGACGGCTGCGAAAGCGGCCGGTGCACTGACGATCGAGTCGTTCGATCCGGTCAGTCTTGGTCGGCTTCGCCGCCCCGGTGACATGGGTGTCGACATCGCGATCGCGGAAGGACAGAGCCTCGGCAATCCGCTGGCCTTTGGTGGACCCTATCTCGGCGTCATGGCCTGCCGCGAGGAGCTCGTGCGACGTCTGCCCGGCCGCATTGCGGGGCAAACGACCGACCGCCGCGGGAAACGTTGTTGGGTGCTGACGCTGCAAACCCGAGAACAACACATTCGGCGCGAAAAGGCGACGAGTAATATCTGTAGCAATCAAACCTTGTTGGCTCTGCGGGCGACCGTTCATCTGAGCCTGCTCGGACCAGACGGGCTGCGTGAAACGAGTGATCATTGCATCTCCAAAACCGCTTATGCCAAACAAGCAATTGCCGCATCCGAGCGATTTGAGGTCGTCGGCGAGAGCGCGTCGTTGAAGGAATTCGTCGTTCGCGATCGAAGCGGCGATGTGGCAGAGTTACTGGAATACGCGCGCAACCACGAACTGCTCGCAGGAATCGACCTCAATCCGATGGTGGGCCTGCACAGCGAGGGCACGCTGACGGGATTGCCGGAAAGGTATCGCGATTGTTTCCTTGTCGCGGTTACTGAGAAACGCACACGTGCTGAGATCGACCGTTGGGCGCAGGTGCTCTGCCATGCACCGCAGACAGCAGCCTGCTGACGATCGCGACGCAATCCTCAGGTTTTAGCCCTTGGGCGACGACAGCCACAATGACCACCACCCTACCACTGCATCCTGTCCATGCGTAATCAACAATCCACTCAGCTCCTGTTTGAACTCAGCCGTCCGGGGCGGCGTGCCCATCGTTTGGGACAGCCAGATGTACCCACGACCAACACGCTCGACGCGTTCTCGGATCGATTTTTAGCGGACGAGCCGCCACCTCTGCCGCAGCTCGCTGAAGGCGACGTCGTGCGGCACTTTGTCGGTCTGTCGACACTGAATATGAGTGTCGATACGCACTTCTATCCGCTCGGTTCCTGCACCATGAAGTACAACCCGAAACGCAACGAGCGAATTGCGTCGTTGCCGGGGTTTGCAGACGTGCACCCGATGCAGGATCCCTCACACCTGCAGGGGTTACTGCAACTCCTCTATGAATTGCAGGAAATGTTTGCCGAGATCAGTGGGCTGCCGGGAGTATCACTCCAGCCGGCTGCGGGGGCGCATGGCGAATTGACAGCGTTGCTCGTGGCCGAAGCCTATTTTCGCAGCATCGGTAGCAAGCGAAATATTGTGCTGACTGCGGACTCCGCCCACGGCACCAATCCCGCCAGTGCGCAGATGGCTGGATTCCAAACGAAAACGGTTAAGAGCAACTCCGACGGCTTGGTCGATCTCGACGATTTGGCTGCGAAGCTCGATGAAAACACAGCTGTGTTCATGCTCACCAATCCGAACACGCTCGGGCTGTTTGACCGCAATATCGAGAAGATGAACCAGATGGTGCATGATGCCGGTGCACTGATTTATCTCGATGGCGCGAATATGAATGCGATTCTAGGAATCAGCCGGCCGGGCGATTTCGGTGCTGACTTAATGCACTACAACCCTCACAAGACATTCTCCGGTCCACACGGTGGTGGCGGACCTGGAGCGGGCCCCATCTGCGTACGTGATTTCTTGACGAAATTCTTACCCGCGCCGCTGGTCACGCGGCAGGAGCTCGAAACGGAGGATGGTCAAACGAAGTGGACCTATGGGCTCTCGGAGCCCACACAGGATTCGATCGGACGGGTGCGTAGCTTCTTTGGCAATACCGGCGTTTTAGTGCGTGCTTACATCTACTTGCGGACCTACGGTGGCGACGGATTGCGGCGTGTCAGCGAAGACGCGGTGCTCAGTGCGAATTATCTGCTCAGCCAGGTCAAGCATTTCTTGGATGTGCCCCACGGAGATCGCTGCATGCACGAGTTCGTCGCCTCGGCATCTCGCCTCAAGAAGGACAAGAAGATTTCAGCAATGGATCTGGCGAAGCGAATTTTAGACTATGGATTCCACGCACCGACGGTTTACTTCCCACTCGTCGTGGATGAGGCCGTGATGGTCGAGCCGACCGAGACGGAGAGCAAACAGACACTCGACGCCTTTGTCGAGGCCTTGTTTCGGATCACCGATGAGGAAGGGGACATGGTTCATGAGGCACCGCATTCGACCAGGATCAGTCGGCCCGATGACGTCGGTGCGGCCCGCCGTCCCATCCTACACTGGAGTGACCCGTCAGCGAACGATGCTGCCTCGTGAGCAGTACAGGACGTTTGCTGGCGTTGTCCGAATTTGACGGCGCGACCAACATGTCGGTCGACGAAGCGATTGTGACGGCCGTCGCTCATTCGACGGCACCACCGACGCTGCGGTTTTATGCTTGGAGCCGACCGACTTTGTCGCTGGGTTACTTTCAGCCTATCTCGGGTGCGAGCGGGTGGTCGGATGCGCCCGTTGACATCGTTCGCCGGTCAACCGGGGGAGGTGCAATCATGCACCATCACGAATTGACCTATTCGCTTTCTCTGCCCCTGACTGACACCGGGCCGGGTGGACGAGAAAGCGTTTACAGAATCGTACATCAATGCGTCGTCGATGCACTAAAAGACGTGGGAGTGTCTGCATCGTCCTACCGCGATGCGGTAGTCAGCAGCACCACGCGAGGCGTCCGGTCCAGCCTGCCGCCAACATCCCCCACAGGATTGCGTACTATTGCCAAGACTCCAGCGGAGGCGTTTCTGTGCTTTCAACGACGAACGGATGAGGATCTTATCTGCGGTGGGTACAAAGTACTCGGCAGCGCCCAACGCCGCGTGCATGGCGGAGTTTTGCAGCACGGCAGCTTACTGCTGCGGGTTTCACCGCACGCCGACGTGTTACCGGGGATTGTCGACCTCGCTGCTATTGATATCGATCCTAGTGAGTTTTCGCAGAAGTTAGCCACACAAATCAGCGAAGCGATGTCGATCAAGTGGCAGGACGGTGAACTGTACGATGCTGAACTTGCCGACAGCAATAGGATCCGAGCGGAGCGTTACACCTTTTTCGGTTGGACGCACCGACGTTAGGATCGCGAGAGCGAGCAGTCGCCAAAGCCATATTGACGGTTGATCCGACCAACGACGCGGTAAAAATTCAACGTTAATCGCGCTGGCTCAGCTAATTCGGATGATGTAGTCACGAGTGATTTTCCGCTAAAGAGTTGCTGATCTTGCGTACTAAAAGTTTGCTATCGAGGGGTTTCGTCGTGTAGTCCGTGCAGCCGGCGGCCAGGCACTCCTCTCGATCGCTATTCATAGCGTTAGCAGTTAGCGCAATGATCGGCAGCGTGCAGCCACGTCGTCGCAGTTCAGCAGTGGCTTCATACCCATCCATGACTGGCATCTGCATGTCCATGACGATCAGATCGACGTGGGGCGATTTGCGGTTGGAGATGAAGTCGAGGGCCTCTTGGCCATTCGTCGCAGTGCAGACGGTGCCACCCGCTTTTTCGATGAAGTGCTGGGCGAGATAACGAATGTCGCGTCGATCGTCGACGACCAAGACATGGGCGGTCAATGAGAGATCCTCATCGGGTTGTTCCGCAGTAACATCAATCGACAAGTTTGGTTCCACGAGCGGCCCCCGCGCCTTCGTCTGGATGACGAGCGTGAATTTGCTCCCTTTTCCAAACTCGCTTTCCAGCGAGACATTGCCGCCGAGTGCAGAGGCCAGGCGACGACAAATCGCCAGCCCCAAGCCGGTGCCTCCAAAGGACCGCGTTGAGGTATTGTCGGCTTGGACGAATGGTTGAAAAAGCGTTTGCTGATTCTCTGCGGAGATGCCGATGCCAGTATCAATGATTTCAAAGGTAAGTCGGCACAAATGAGTTTCCCACGGCAGTTGCCCTGAAGAATCCGACGCCTGAAAGGATCTGGCCAAACCATCGGCGAGCAACTCGTCTTGGCTGAGCGTGCCACTCGGCTCATATCGACAAATCACTCGAACCTCGCCAGCGTCTGTGAATTTGATTGCGTTGCCCACG comes from Allorhodopirellula heiligendammensis and encodes:
- the gcvPA gene encoding aminomethyl-transferring glycine dehydrogenase subunit GcvPA, with product MSYLFHTDNDRREMLEAIGAADINEIIDAQVPQSVQLQRQLDLPPSINEMELTAELTRLAALNANANSHVCFLGGGAYDHFIPAVVDEIASRGEYYTSYTPYQAEVSQGNLQVMFEYETLITQLTGLGVSNASLYDGGSAATEAVLMALAMQRGRNKVITSDVVHPQYREILAAYLRNIDAEIVVVASDESGCSSSIIDAIDDQTACVLVQHPNFIGGLEDVEAIATAAKAAGALTIESFDPVSLGRLRRPGDMGVDIAIAEGQSLGNPLAFGGPYLGVMACREELVRRLPGRIAGQTTDRRGKRCWVLTLQTREQHIRREKATSNICSNQTLLALRATVHLSLLGPDGLRETSDHCISKTAYAKQAIAASERFEVVGESASLKEFVVRDRSGDVAELLEYARNHELLAGIDLNPMVGLHSEGTLTGLPERYRDCFLVAVTEKRTRAEIDRWAQVLCHAPQTAAC
- the gcvPB gene encoding aminomethyl-transferring glycine dehydrogenase subunit GcvPB, with translation MRNQQSTQLLFELSRPGRRAHRLGQPDVPTTNTLDAFSDRFLADEPPPLPQLAEGDVVRHFVGLSTLNMSVDTHFYPLGSCTMKYNPKRNERIASLPGFADVHPMQDPSHLQGLLQLLYELQEMFAEISGLPGVSLQPAAGAHGELTALLVAEAYFRSIGSKRNIVLTADSAHGTNPASAQMAGFQTKTVKSNSDGLVDLDDLAAKLDENTAVFMLTNPNTLGLFDRNIEKMNQMVHDAGALIYLDGANMNAILGISRPGDFGADLMHYNPHKTFSGPHGGGGPGAGPICVRDFLTKFLPAPLVTRQELETEDGQTKWTYGLSEPTQDSIGRVRSFFGNTGVLVRAYIYLRTYGGDGLRRVSEDAVLSANYLLSQVKHFLDVPHGDRCMHEFVASASRLKKDKKISAMDLAKRILDYGFHAPTVYFPLVVDEAVMVEPTETESKQTLDAFVEALFRITDEEGDMVHEAPHSTRISRPDDVGAARRPILHWSDPSANDAAS
- a CDS encoding lipoate--protein ligase family protein, encoding MSSTGRLLALSEFDGATNMSVDEAIVTAVAHSTAPPTLRFYAWSRPTLSLGYFQPISGASGWSDAPVDIVRRSTGGGAIMHHHELTYSLSLPLTDTGPGGRESVYRIVHQCVVDALKDVGVSASSYRDAVVSSTTRGVRSSLPPTSPTGLRTIAKTPAEAFLCFQRRTDEDLICGGYKVLGSAQRRVHGGVLQHGSLLLRVSPHADVLPGIVDLAAIDIDPSEFSQKLATQISEAMSIKWQDGELYDAELADSNRIRAERYTFFGWTHRR
- the gcvH gene encoding glycine cleavage system protein GcvH encodes the protein MPRDVKQLRYAESHEWVDVAEENGDRIATIGISKFAIEALNDLVYMDLPEVGRKLAIGDEFGEVESVKAVSPLYSPVAGEVIAVHSDLPDNLEGLNDDPYDFGWIIKVKLDGEPAETLMDHAAYEKQCAQAG
- a CDS encoding peptidylprolyl isomerase yields the protein MKVATFDTNRGTIKVELFADKTPKTVGNFETLCEKKFYDGLKFHRVIPDFMIQGGCPQGTGTGGPGYQFEDEFDAELRHDGPGVLSMANAGPNTNGSQFFITHVATPHLDGRHSVFGKVIEGQDVVDSIKQGDTMTTVRVTEE
- the gcvT gene encoding glycine cleavage system aminomethyltransferase GcvT, with amino-acid sequence MTHSSAPASHEPSAPVGLAQTPLDSWHRSAGAKMVPFAGYEMPIQYGDGIVAEHEACRMRAALFDVSHMGRLRFDGDGAAEFLDHVLTRRVSDLPVGGVRYSMICNAEGGVLDDVLISHLETPSERRFHLLVVNASNREKIIQWLTPLLSEFPTVTMSDRTELTAMIAVQGPLAMETCKKLLRFDPTRLKNYQARITDQFAKPVIVSRTGYTGEDGLELIVRAEEANRVWENILLAGRDSNFIAAGLGARDTLRMEAGMPLYGHELSETVDPLSVGLSFAVNLADRSFIGDKALQRIKREGSPLTRIGLLPEGKRPAREGCDVLDAAGKKIGVVTSGGPSPTLGVPIAMAMIDRDHAHDPGFQIDIRGRAVAAQPTKLPFYRRAQ